One window from the genome of Malus domestica chromosome 01, GDT2T_hap1 encodes:
- the LOC103455125 gene encoding pleckstrin homology domain-containing protein 1, with product MASLWRAAMGQTVQPNDYDGIEFWSNPERTGWLTKQGEYIKTWRRRWFVLKQGKLFWFMDSAVNRGSRPRGVIPVASCLTVKGAEDVLNKQYAFELSTRSETMYFIADSEKEKEDWINSIGRSIVQHSRSVTDSEVVDYDSKK from the coding sequence ATGGCGAGCCTATGGCGGGCCGCGATGGGCCAGACGGTGCAACCCAACGACTACGACGGCATCGAGTTCTGGTCAAACCCCGAACGCACCGGTTGGTTGACTAAACAAGGCGAGTACATAAAGACGTGGCGTCGCCGGTGGTTCGTCCTCAAGCAAGGCAAGCTTTTCTGGTTCATGGACTCCGCCGTCAACCGCGGCTCCAGGCCACGTGGCGTGATCCCGGTGGCGTCGTGCCTCACAGTGAAGGGAGCCGAGGACGTCCTCAACAAGCAGTACGCGTTCGAGCTGTCGACGCGCTCCGAGACGATGTACTTCATCGCCGACtcggagaaggagaaggaggactGGATCAACTCGATCGGACGGTCCATAGTGCAGCACTCGAGGTCCGTCACCGACTCCGAGGTCGTCGATTATGATAGCAAGAAGTGA
- the LOC103455178 gene encoding probable LRR receptor-like serine/threonine-protein kinase At3g47570, whose product MGFPGIVVSVWSIFMQLFLLMVTSSSTLGGDEVDRLSLLAFKAKIVSDDMAILASWNESLHFCEWPGISCGRRHQRVTVLDLRSSRLEGLLSPNIGNLSFLRTLNLENNTFRHTIPPEIGRLSRLQQLRLGNNSFRGDIPVNISRCSKLRYLDLGDNILGGKIHIEIGFLSNLQVLNLSRNNLNGEIPPSLGNLSSLQMLSLQQNNLQGGIPNSLGQLNSLKNLSLGYNNLNDTIPPSIYNLSSITIISVLENRLHGTLPPGLGHTVFPNLEAFYFHFNGFSGQIPVSISNASNLALFGISTNMFTGRVPSLAGMSNLFRLELDANNLGNKEDGDLDFLSSLVNCTNLERLDISDNNFGGVLPESLSNLSTKLVAMTLGGNYLSGSIPVDIGNLINLGVLGIGGNRLKGPIPSSLSKLSKLYELSLNHNGLSGTIPSSVGNLTSLGRLVLMSNILEGIIPPSLGECRNLLALDLSQNNLSGPIPHEVMSLSSLSLELDLSSNQLTGSIPFEVGHMVNLASLDLSENQLSDGIPETLGSCVSLTSLSLRGNLLQGTIPDSLSSLRGIEDIDLSHNSFFGRIPNYLGSFRFLLNLNLSYNDFQDAIPMEGVFKNTTVLHIKGNPQLCGGIPQLQLPKCNSNESKQEIFPWRKFLISFACGGSIGVILLLWCVILYPPKKALSFMLLYLSRKARLKLTLGSSWEVSLLKVSYGDLLEATNGFSSQNLIGAGSFGSVYRGIINQEERIVAVKVLNAHCSRESFIAECEALKNIRHRNLIKLLTVCLSIDFQGNDFKALVYEFMTNGNLEEWLHFSAHRPPGAPIVHGHLNLIQRVNIAIDVANALNYLHNQCHIPIVHCDLKPSNVLLEGNMTARVADFGLARYVKDASCSLPSHRSTANVINGSIGYIAPEYGMGNEVSAYGDVYSYGILLLEMLTGKRPTDEMFKDGLTLHNFVQMALPERVEEICDPVLLQVKPSSICSNATNNRNHVQDDQRQRISKCLVIMAKIGVACSADLPRERMDIGRVVEGLCLVRDVLTGTSIPIYHMITA is encoded by the exons ATGGGGTTCCCAGGTATTGTTGTTAGCGTTTGGTCAATTTTCATGCAACTATTTCTCCTAATGGTCACTTCATCCTCTACTCTGGGAGGAGATGAAGTGGATAGACTGTCCTTGCTTGCCTTTAAAGCTAAAATTGTGAGTGATGACATGGCCATCCTCGCCTCCTGGAATGAATCCCTCCACTTCTGTGAATGGCCTGGCATTTCTTGCGGCCGCAGACACCAGAGAGTCACGGTGTTGGACCTCCGATCAAGCCGGCTAGAAGGTCTACTATCTCCCAACATTGGAAACTTGAGCTTTCTCAGGACATTAAACCTCGAAAACAATACATTCAGGCACACCATCCCTCCAGAAATTGGTCGTTTGTCCCGGCTGCAACAATTACGCCTTGGTAACAATTCCTTCAGGGGTGATATTCCGGTCAACATATCACGTTGCTCTAAGCTCCGCTACCTTGACTTAGGCGATAACATTCTCGGTGGCAAGATTCATATTGAAATCGGCTTCTTGTCCAACCTTCAGGTACTTAATTTAAGCAGGAACAATTTAAATGGGGAAATCCCACCTTCCTTGGgaaatctttcttctcttcagaTGCTATCTTTGCAACAAAATAATCTGCAGGGAGGTATTCCAAATAGCCTTGGCCAGTTGAATAGCTTAAAAAATCTTTCTTTGGGTTACAATAATTTGAATGATACCATCCCTCCCTCCATATACAACCTCTCTTCTATTACAATCATCTCGGTGCTAGAAAACCGACTTCATGGAACTCTTCCTCCTGGCTTGGGCCACACTGTTTTTCCAAACCTCGAagccttttattttcatttcaacgGATTCAGTGGACAAATACCAGTTTCAATCTCCAATGCATCCAACCTTGCATTATTTGGTATCTCAACCAATATGTTTACCGGAAGAGTGCCTAGCCTGGCAGGGATGTCCAATCTGTTTCGGTTAGAACTGGATGCTAACAATCTTGGAAATAAAGAGGATGGTGACTTGgactttctctcttctctggtTAATTGCACCAATTTAGAGCGTTTGGATATCAGTGACAATAATTTTGGAGGAGTGCTGCCTGAATCTCTCAGCAACCTCTCAACAAAGCTCGTGGCAATGACACTGGGAGGAAATTATTTAAGCGGAAGCATTCCGGTTGATATCGGAAATCTCATCAACTTGGGGGTACTAGGCATTGGGGGAAATCGGTTGAAGGGTCCTATACCAAGCTCATTATCTAAACTAAGTAAACTGTATGAGCTGTCGTTGAATCACAATGGGCTGTCAGGTACCATCCCATCTTCTGTAGGCAATCTAACTTCGTTAGGCAGATTAGTTCTCATGTCAAACATCTTAGAGGGAATCATACCTCCAAGTCTCGGTGAATGCAGAAATTTGCTAGCTTTGGATCTTTCTCAAAATAATCTTAGCGGTCCCATTCCACATGAAGTCATGAGTTTATCATCCCTGTCACTAGAGTTGGACCTATCCAGCAACCAACTTACTGGTTCGATTCCCTTCGAAGTGGGTCATATGGTGAATCTTGCTTCCTTGGATCTTTCTGAGAACCAATTATCTGATGGCATTCCTGAAACCTTAGGGAGTTGCGTAAGTTTGACGAGTTTGTCTCTGAGAGGAAACTTGTTGCAGGGAACAATTCCTGATTCCTTAAGTTCTCTAAGAGGGATCGAAGATATCGACCTCTCTCATAACAGCTTTTTTGGCAGAATTCCCAACTATTTGGGGAGCTTCCGTTTCTTGCTGAATTTGAACCTATCATATAATGATTTTCAGGATGCAATACCAATGGAAGGAGTTTTCAAGAATACAACTGTGCTTCATATCAAAGGAAACCCACAGCTTTGTGGAGGTATACCTCAGTTACAATTGCCCAAATGCAACTCCAACGAATCTAAGCAAGAAATATTTCCATGGCGGAAATTTCTTATCTCATTTGCTTGTGGGGGCTCTATTGGAGTTATCTTACTGTTGTGGTGCGTCATTCTTTATCCACCCAAAAAAGCATTGAGCTTTATGCTTCTTTATCTATCAAGAAAAGCAAGATTGAAGTTAACTTTAGGTTCCTCATGGGAGGTCTCACTCTTAAAAGTTTCATATGGAGATCTCCTCGAAGCAACTAATGGGTTCTCTTCTCAGAATTTGATTGGTGCTGGTAGCTTCGGGTCTGTGTACAGGGGAATTATCAATCAGGAAGAAAGAATTGTTGCAGTGAAAGTACTCAATGCTCATTGTTCAAGAGAAAGTTTCATAGCTGAATGTGAAGCCTTGAAAAACATTAGGCACCGAAATCTTATCAAATTACTGACCGTGTGTTTAAGTATTGACTTTCAAGGAAACGATTTCAAAGCTTTGGTTTATGAATTCATGACGAATGGAAATCTAGAAGAGTGGCTGCATTTTTCAGCTCATAGACCACCTGGGGCACCCATTGTGCATGGGCATTTGAACCTTATTCAGAGGGTAAACATTGCCATCGACGTGGCTAATGCTCTGAATTATTTGCACAACCAATGCCACATACCAATAGTTCATTGTGATTTGAAACCCAGCAACGTTCTCTTGGAAGGCAACATGACTGCCCGTGTTGCAGATTTTGGTTTAGCAAGGTACGTCAAGGATGCTTCGTGTTCACTTCCTTCACACAGAAGCACTGCCAATGTCATAAATGGCTCCATAGGCTATATTGCCCCAG AGTATGGCATGGGAAATGAGGTTTCAGCATATGGAGATGTGTATAGCTATGGAATCCTGCTGTTGGAGATGCTTACTGGAAAGAGACCGACGgatgaaatgttcaaagatggtCTGACCCTCCACAACTTTGTTCAGATGGCATTGCCTGAACGCGTAGAAGAAATATGTGATCCGGTGCTTCTTCAAGTTAAACCAAGCAGCATTTGTAGTAATGCCACAAACAATAGGAACCATGTCCAAGATGATCAAAGGCAAAGAATTAGCAAGTGCTTGGTTATCATGGCCAAGATAGGAGTTGCTTGTTCTGCAGATTTGCCGAGAGAGCGGATGGATATTGGACGTGTTGTAGAAGGATTATGCCTAGTTAGGGATGTACTAACTGGAACCTCAATTCCTATATATCATATGATCACGGCCTAA
- the LOC103455124 gene encoding probable zinc metalloprotease EGY2, chloroplastic: MNFSATFRGNFVPLSQCSSCCDLRFQPCFASGTGSWGKRHRRRSSLKLQVSRILRKREVVCRVSETETEPDSNNDEEKGHGNEGGDSDAAVHHDSQPVVADQANNDAETKAQFGVQEVENVEVSSGSPLPGVKPQLGESMRIPKETLDILKNQVFGFDTFFVTGQVPYESGVLFKGNLRGVPAISYEKISKRLQDKFGDEYKLFLLVNPEDDQPVAVVVPRRTLQPESTAVPEWFAAGAFGLVTLFTLLLRNVPELQSNLLSAFDNPELLKNGLPGALVTAAVLGVHELGHVLVANSTGVVLGVPYFIPSWQIGSFGTITRIVNIVPKRENLLKVAAAGPLAGFSLGFVLLLLGFFLPPSDGIGVVVDASVFHESFLIGGTAKLLLGDVLKEGTPISLNPLLLWAWAGLVINAINSIPAGELDGGRISFAIWGRKAATRITGASIALLGLSSLVSDVAFYWVVLIFILQRGPIAPLYEEITDPDDKYVGLGVLVLFLGLLVCLPYPFPFVDEIMTSF, encoded by the exons ATGAACTTCTCGGCAACTTTTCGAGGGAATTTTGTTCCCTTATCGCAGTGCAGTTCTTGCTGCGATCTTCGTTTTCAGCCCTGTTTCGCTTCCGGAACTGGTTCATGGGGAAAACGGCACCGTCGCAGAAGCAGCTTGAAGCTCCAGGTTTCAAG AATTTTGAGGAAGCGAGAGGTTGTTTGTAGAGTGAGTGAGACGGAGACAGAACCGGATAGCAATAACGATGAG GAAAAAGGACATGGAAATGAAGGTGGAGATTCTGATGCTGCCGTCCATCACGATTCGCAGCCGGTAGTTGCAGACCAAGCAAACAATGATGCCGAAACTAAGGCTCAATTTGGGGTCCAG GAGGTTGAAAATGTAGAAGTTTCAAGTGGATCGCCTCTTCCAGGTGTGAAG CCGCAACTGGGTGAATCCATGCGGATTCCAAAGGAAACACTCGATATTCTTAAGAACCAAGTTTTCGGCTTTGATACCTTTTTCGTGACAGGCCAGGTTCCATATGAG AGTGGAGTATTGTTTAAAGGAAACCTGCGAGGAGTGCCTGCTATAAGTTACGAAAAGATATCAAAGAGACTGCAG GATAAGTTTGGGGATGAATATAAGCTTTTCCTCCTAGTCAATCCTGAGGATGATCAACCGGTGGCAGTTGTAGTTCCACGAAGGACATTACAGCCAGAGTCAACTG CCGTCCCAGAGTGGTTTGCAGCTGGTGCTTTTGGATTGGTCACATTGTTTACCCTACTTCTTCGAAATGTTCCTGAATTGCAGTCCAATTTACT GTCAGCTTTTGATAATCCTGAGCTGTTGAAGAATGGTTTACCTGGAGCCCTTGTAACTGCAGCTGTTCTGGGCGTGCATGAACTCGGCCATGTTTTAGTTGCAAATAGCACTGGAGTCGTGCTTGGAGTGCCATACTTTATCCCCAGTTGGCAG ATAGGCTCTTTTGGTACAATTACAAGAATTGTGAATATTGTACCCAAGCGTGAAAATCTTCTGAAGGTTGCGGCGGCAGGACCCTTGGCTGGATTTTCCTTGGGATTTGTCCTGCTGCTTTTAGGATTCTTCTTACCACCTAGCGATGGCATTGGCGTTGTTGTCGACGCTTCTGTTTTTCACGAGTCTTTTCTTATTGGGGGTACTG CAAAGCTTCTTCTCGGCGACGTGCTAAAGGAAGGCACTCCCATATCTCTTAACCCTCTCTTGTTATGGGCGTGGGCTGGACTCGTTATCAACGCTATTAACAGCATTCCGGCTGGAGAGCTTGACGGGGGCAGAATTTCGTTTGCCATTTGGGGAAGAAAG GCTGCAACTCGCATCACGGGTGCTTCAATCGCGCTGCTCGGATTATCATCCCTAGTCAGTGACGTTGCATTTTATTGGGTAGTTTTGATATTCATCTTACAGAGAGGGCCGATTGCTCCACTCTACGAGGAGATCACAGATCCTGACGACAAGTACGTTGGCCTCGGCGTGTTAGTTTTGTTCTTGGGATTGCTAGTATGCTTACCATACCCCTTTCCCTTCGTAGACGAAATCATGACAAGTTTCTGA
- the LOC103455126 gene encoding anthranilate synthase alpha subunit 1, chloroplastic, whose protein sequence is MLALCFSQRLVQPSHRLSRVPVIGISSRNSSSLARVPKTKCCALSNQSLVTDASKFLEASKNGNLVPLYKCIFSDQLTPVLAYRCLVNEDDREAPSFLFESVEQNLQGRFSVVGAQPTIEIVAKENKVTIMDHEEGRMTEEFVEDPMVIPRRISEGWCPSPLLIDDLPDAFCGGWVGYFTYDTVRYVEKRRLPFSKAPEDDRNLPDIHLGLYDEVIVFDHVEKRVYVIHWVRLERYSSVEEAYTDGVKRLEDLVARVHDVDLPRLSPGSMNLHTRQFGPPLKNSSMTSEDYKDKVKQAKEHILAGDIFQIVLSQRFERRTFADPFEVYRALRTVNPSPYLTYLQARGCILVASSPEILMTLKKKKIVNRPLAGTVRRGKTVEEDKKFELQLLDDEKQCAEHIMLVDLGRNDVGKVSKYGSVKVDTLMNVERYSHVMHISSTVTGELRDDLTCWDALRAALPVGTVSGAPKVKAMELIDELEVTRRGPYSGGFGGVSFTGDMDIALALRTMVFTTGSRFDTMYSYKDANRRREWVAHLQAGAGIVADSDPDDENQECQNKAAGLARAIDLAEAAFVKE, encoded by the exons ATGCTAGCCCTCTGCTTCTCCCAGCGCCTGGTGCAGCCGAGTCACCGGCTGTCTCGGGTTCCGGTCATCGGCATTTCGAGTAGAAACTCGAGCTCACTTGCACGCGTCCCCAAAACGAAATGCTGCGCTCTCTCGAATCAATCGTTGG TTACTGATGCAAGCAAGTTTCTTGAAGCTTCAAAGAATGGAAATTTGGTTCCTCTTTACAAATGCATTTTCTCTGACCAGCTCACTCCGGTTCTTGCATATCGATGCTTGGTTAACGAGGACGATCGAGAGGCTCCAAGCTTTCTGTTTGAATCAGTGGAGCAAAACTTGCAG GGGCGCTTCAGCGTTGTTGGAGCTCAACCAACGATCGAAATCGTGGCAAAAGAAAATAAGGTGACGATAATGGATCATGAAGAAGGGCGCATGACTGAGGAGTTCGTCGAGGATCCAATGGTTATTCCCAGAAGAATCTCGGAGGGTTGGTGTCCTAGTCCTCTACTTATTGATGACCTTCCTGATGCGTTTTGTG GTGGCTGGGTAGGTTATTTTACGTATGATACAGTTCGGTATGTGGAGAAAAGAAGACTGCCGTTCTCAAAGGCCCCCGAGGATGACAGGAATCTTCCGGACATACATTTAGGGCTCTATGATGAGGTCATAGTGTTTGATCATGTGGAGAAG AGAGTTTATGTGATTCATTGGGTGAGGTTAGAACGGTACTCCTCGGTTGAGGAAGCTTATACAGACGGAGTGAAACGTTTGGAGGATTTAGTGGCTAGAGTGCACGACGTCGACCT CCCAAGGCTATCTCCAGGATCGATGAATCTACATACTCGCCAATTCGGTCCTCCGCTAAAGAATTCAAGCATGACAAGTGAGGATTACAAGGACAAGGTTAAGCAAGCAAAAGAACATATACTTGCAGGGGATATTTTCCAGATTGTATTAAGTCAGAGATTTGAACGTCGAACGTTTGCCGACCCATTTGAAGTTTACAGAGCCTTGAGGACTGTAAATCCCAGCCCATATTTGACTTACTTGCAG GCTCGAGGGTGCATCCTGGTTGCTTCAAGTCCAGAAATTCTTATGACTCTGAAGAAG AAAAAGATCGTGAATCGGCCGTTAGCTGGAACCGTTAGAAGAGGGAAGACTGTCGAGGAAGATAAAAAGTTCGAACTGCAGCTCCTTGACGATGAAAAGCAATGTGCAGAACACATCATGCTGGTTGATCTGGGTCGAAACGACGTCGGAAAG GTCTCCAAATACGGTTCTGTGAAGGTGGATACATTGATGAACGTTGAACGGTATTCCCACGTAATGCACATAAGCTCCACG GTTACGGGAGAGCTGCGTGATGATCTCACTTGCTGGGATGCCCTGCGAGCTGCATTGCCCGTCGGAACTGTTAGTGGAGCACCGAAG GTGAAGGCCATGGAGTTAATTGATGAACTGGAGGTAACAAGGCGTGGCCCGTACAGCGGTGGGTTTGGAGGGGTTTCCTTTACAGGTGACATGGACATTGCTCTAGCTCTGAGGACCATGGTGTTTACAACAGGATCCCGTTTTGACACAATGTACTCTTACAAAGATGCCAACCGGCGCAGGGAATGGGTCGCTCATCTTCAAGCTGGTGCCGGCATAGTGGCTGACAGTGACCCGGATGATGAAAACCAAGAGTGCCAGAACAAAGCTGCCGGTCTCGCTCGTGCCATCGACTTGGCGGAGGCAGCATTTGTTAAGGAATGA
- the LOC103455123 gene encoding uncharacterized protein, producing MAPRARGRKKDTRMDAAIDATREMGFDEKLVRATVNDLLKVYKGDNRTENPWRFIEEGSYTLLVEQLLEKVEAHEAAEKRDAASQDNNAPQDDAAMQEDTGMQEGAGMQEDVAMQDDAAPLEDVALLEDASPLDDAAPLDDALASVPSNTAILSTCDNAPQDAGSVAGTARTAILSTCSEAVNITLLTEDPCDSASHTNGPIPASMIKMPDAKDGLRVDSLPPRRSRPYYGWVCSSDEEYPVEVASSPLSELVKLLIRPDKKKKRKSRWDMGPEDM from the exons ATGGCTCCACGAGCACGAGGCAGAAAG AAGGATACTCGAATGGATGCAGCCATTGATGCGACGCGTGAAATGGGTTTTGACGAGAAACTTGTTCGTGCTACGGTGAATGACCTACTGAAG GTTTATAAGGGAGATAATAGGACAGAGAATCCATGGCGATTTATCGAAGAGGGTTCTTATACGCTATTGGTTGAGCAACTTCTTGAGAAAGTAGAAGCCCATGAGGCTGCTGAAAAAAGG GATGCTGCCTCACAAGACAATAATGCACCACAAGACGATGCCGCTATGCAAGAAGACACTGGTATGCAAGAAGGCGCTGGTATGCAAGAAGATGTTGCTATGCAAGATGATGCTGCTCCGCTAGAAGATGTTGCTTTACTAGAAGATGCTTCTCCGCTAGACGATGCTGCACCACTAGACGATGCATTAGCTTCTGTGCCCTCAAACACTGCCATTCTATCTACTTGCGATAATGCTCCACAAGATGCTGGATCAGTGGCCGGAACTGCAAGGACTGCCATTTTATCTACCTGCTCAGAGGCTGTCAACATCACATTGCTGACTGAGGATCCTTGTGACTCTGCATCACATACTAATGGACCTATCCCGGCATCAATGATTAAAATGCCAG ATGCCAAGGATGGTCTCCGAGTAGACAGTCTCCCTCCCCGGAGGTCTAGACCTTACTACGGCTGGGTCTGTAGCAGTGACGAGGAATATCCTGTGGAAGTGGCATCGTCTCCATTGTCAGAGTTGGTTAAATTGCTTATTAGGCCAGATAAGAAGAAAAAGCGGAAGTCGAGGTgggacatgggacctgaagataTGTGA